A stretch of the Notolabrus celidotus isolate fNotCel1 chromosome 3, fNotCel1.pri, whole genome shotgun sequence genome encodes the following:
- the LOC117810002 gene encoding potassium channel subfamily K member 2-like, whose translation MAAPDLLDPKSATHNTKPRLSFSTKPITMTPREEIEVVATVMKWKTVSAIFLLVVLYLVMGAAVFRSLEQPHESAQRLAILTQKLEFLSRHPCVNQSQLEELVKQVVSAVRSGVNPAGTLTNHSSLWDLSSAFFFAGTVITTIGFGNISPHTEGGRIFCIVYALLGIPLFGFLLAGVGDQLGTIFGKVITKVEKMFVHWSISQTKIRVISTLLFVLFGCLLFVALPAAIFKHIEGWSALESLYFVVITLTTIGFGDFVAGGSEIEYLDYYKPVVWFWILVGLAYFAAILSMIGDWFRVISKRTKEEVGEIRAHAAEWTANVSAEFKETRRRVSVEIYDKFQRAASIKRKLSSELGFSPTPEFTLPKRTVSVNFNDERDKNEKEAVLQGLTTPLARNGGSFMNGLDPERGDFIEHVK comes from the exons A TGGCAGCTCCAGACTTATTGGACCCCAAATCCGCCACTCACAACACCAAGCCCCGCCTCTCCTTCTCCACAAAGCCAATCACAATGACTCCCCGGGAGGAGATTGAG gTTGTTGCCACAGTGATGAAATGGAAGACAGTGTCAGCCATCTTTCTGTTGGTGGTTCTGTACCTCGTGATGGGGGCAGCCGTCTTCAGATCCCTGGAGCAGCCTCATGAGAG TGCCCAGCGCTTGGCCATCCTGACCCAGAAGCTGGAGTTCTTGTCCAGGCATCCCTGTGTCAACCAGAGCcagctggaggagctggtgAAG cAAGTTGTGTCTGCAGTACGTTCGGGAGTTAACCCTGCAGGAacactgaccaatcacagcagcCTGTGGGACTTGAGCTCcgcctttttttttgctgggaCTGTCATCACAACCATTG GTTTCGGGAACATTTCTCCCCACACTGAAGGCGGCCGGATCTTCTGCATCGTCTATGCGTTACTGGGGATCCCTCTGTTTGGCTTCCTCTTGGCTGGTGTGGGAGATCAGCTTGGCACCATATTCGGCAAAGTCATCACCAAAGTGGAGAAgatgtttgtg CACTGGAGCATCAGTCAGACCAAGATCCGCGTCATCTCCAccctgctgtttgtgttgtttggatGCTTGCTGTTTGTAGCTCTCCCAGCGGCCATCTTTAAACACATCGAGGGCTGGTCTGCGCTCGAGTCTCTTTACTTTGTAGTCATCACCCTGACTACCATAGGATTTGGAGACTTTGTGGCAG GTGGTTCAGAAATAGAGTACTTGGATTACTACAAACCAGTCGTATGGTTCTGGATTCTGGTTGGCCTAGCTTACTTTGCTGCCATTCTCAGCATGATAGGAGACTGGTTCAGAGTAATCTCCAAGAGGACCAAAGAAGAG GTTGGAGAGATCCGAGCTCACGCTGCAGAGTGGACAGCAAACGTCTCTGCTGAGTTCAAGGAAACACGTCGCCGTGTCAGTGTCGAGATCTACGATAAGTTCCAGCGTGCTGCTTCAATTAAACGCAAACTGTCTTCAGAGCTGGGATTCAGCCCAACTCCTGAGTTCACGCTGCCCAAGAGGACTGTATCGGTCAATTTCAATGATGAACGAGACAAGAACGAGAAGGAGGCCGTGCTGCAGGGCTTGACCACACCTTTGGCTAGAAATGGAGGATCTTTCATGAACGGTTTGGACCCTGAGAGGGGAGATTTTATTGAACACGTCAAGTAG